The Anoplopoma fimbria isolate UVic2021 breed Golden Eagle Sablefish chromosome 1, Afim_UVic_2022, whole genome shotgun sequence region AATCAAGTGCTTCCTTAATCTAACAGCCAGCCAACAGGGACCATCAACAAGTTTTGGCATCACTTTTGGGGAGCTGTCATGTCTCTGTGCGCAGCATACAGTGCCAGCTTGTGAGAACCTTTCCTAACAGAAGAGTAATATAGCCAACTGTGTTACTGTTGACAGAAGGGAAAAATTCAAATGCACTGAATTAAGGTAAAGaagaactttattttaagtGTCATCTTGATTCATAGAATATTACATTATCACGAAAGTAGCACATATTGAATTGAACACAGTGCTCTGTTATTTAAATTGCACAACTGCATCTAAAACATATTGAGCAATTTTGACTATAATCTAATTACTAGCTATTTGATCTGGCTGCATTGCTTAGTGGTCAATCACTGCAAGAACTGTTGTGGATTCCTGTTGAATGTTGAGGCAAAATGGTGGTTTTAGAGAAGCTCTTGTTCTTTATAACAAAACAGTGACATCTAAACCTGACCTTTACCGTTTTTTAGATAGAtctaattattttctcaaactATAGTAAGCTTGTTGCTGGAACTCAACATAAACATCCCCAATACTCCTTAAAGTAACGTTTATGTCTAAATCCTATTACTTTCCCAGATCTGGGCAAACCTTTGGTTCATACTTTGAAATACCGATATGGCAAATTGCTCATGATTTTGCCCTTTTGTTGGCCTTGTGTTCATAAAAAATTTCCGCCCACAGGCTCAGTTTTCAGTCTGGACTATATTTTCTCAAAAATGAGTCCGACAAAAATAGTTTGTAATTATTGATGATGAAAGTCAGACAGAGAATCAAAGAGTGCCAGCGGTAACTGCACATCCCCGGTGCAGATAATGTTGTAGCCAGATTGCAAATATTGCTTTCAGATTGCTTTAGTAAAACAAGTGTCAAACACAGCAGTAGTCCACTGTATTTAACATGGCTTTGTCCACACAGAAAGTCTTTGTGCCACTGACAACACAACAATGTCCTCACTTAACTTCCAGCTGAGGGCTAAATGTGTTGACACAGGCCGCCTGCTGGCTTTCAAGGTCCCTGAGGCTCCCAAAGTGAATCAGTGACGATGATGAACAAACAGTATATggaatatattttctgtttataaatCCAGGCCAGCTTTATCAGGGCAGTTGTACCTCAAAGGGCAGCCACACTGAATGTTAACCCAGATGCGTCTTAAATAAACTGGTCATGAATTATTTcagttaattattatttattccgGTTTTGGTGCGTCATTTAATCTGCGTATCCACTTGAGGCCACTTCTTGGACATTTGTGGGTTTTTATCAAAAATACATCCGCCTCAGCTACACGTTGTATTTGGTGCTAAGTAGCTGCTTGCGTGACTGTATAATtggaaatgtaacaaaaataatgtatatttaaaacatactatataaCCTCTATGTTCATAAGTAATTATGTGCCATGCTTTCCCATTTTTCAGTTTCCTGCACCATCACCATAGAAACACAGCTTGTCAAGACATGGCCCTGGGGGTTGGGTGGCTTTCAGACTTGAAATTGGTTAATTCTTTTTGCTCtcagtgctttttttctgtaaagatggtaaaaaaaaacaaaaaaactgcaggcAGAGTCTCCCAGTGGACATTAAACTCAGCGAAAAGATGCAGATGAAGAATGAGCTCTTTCGAAAGCTGCAGTGAAGGAAAGTGTTGGGAGAAAACTGCTTTAATGACTAGTGCTACAAAGAGGCCTTTAAAAAAACGTAATGTTTGCTGAACTGAAGAGGGCTGCACAACCCTCTGGTGTTGTAGTAACTGACAagctctctttgtctcccctGTAGGCGTCTGTCTTTGCTGAAGCCTTCCCTTCGCTGCCTCGTTCGTCCTCAAGTGACCCCTCTGACCTCCATACTGTCCCCACACTGACCCAGCTCCTCAGGGGCAGAGCCAGCCAGGACCAGGGGTAGGTGAACCATCTCCACTGAGCCCACTGCATGTCTGTTATCATAGCCGGATTTTAAAATTTACTGTATGTCTATTGATCTGTTGCAGCTTTTACTGCTTGTGTGGACACATTCCTCCTACTTGTAAAAGGATATACTAGAgcccacagaaagaaaaacatgacgtGCTTGTAATCAGCTTTAAGAAAATGACATTGCGCATTCTTTCCTGTCAGTAGCtcatatttactgcaaatctgACATGAAATGGATATGTTTTTTAGGATTTCATATGCTACTGCAGCTTCCCAGTGGTGCTCATTTTGTATTCAAATCCCAACATTCAAATTTCCCTTCAGGATTTTCTTCACAGCCGCTTTACCTCGCCCTGATACAGCCCTTTTCAACAGGAAATGAAGCCGTTATATCACTCCGATGAAAAAAACAGGGATTTAATCTAGCAGGAAATGGGAGTATGCATACAACCCCACTTAAAAATATCGGAACTTTACCCTTTCAGTTATTTCCAGAATTTGCACAGCTAACGTTGACTGAGCTAGTGCTAGTGTTAACTTTGTTCCTAAACTTATTGATAAGCGAGCTTTGGTAACCTAGGTCACTGCTATTTTGTCCAAAACTTTGTTTGACATGCAAAggatgttttacagtttttacttCCTCACTACAACAAATCCAACAAATTCACCTCTTTAACTGCAGCAATGCCTGTTCACCATATTGCCTTACTCTCATTTGTTATCTTTTGGATACTTTTCAGGTAATAATTGCATTATTTATGCTGTTTTAAAATTTGCTGAGTGTCTGGATTTCACGGCCTTTGATCTATTCAACCACGAAATTTCTGTGTagtattaaacattattaaaacaagTAAAGCTGTTAAATCTTATTAGATGATAATAATGTGTATCAAGAATATGCAGCATGTGCCAGTGATGTCTGTGATTCTGACACAAATTACTACTTTGTGAGTTTTCAGGGTTTACGAGATGTCAGTTCACATAATAAcgcaaataaatcaaataaataataaataatttctcattgcaagtgttgaaaatgtcatcATGTGAATCAGCACTGTTTGTTTATACTTATTTGTGTTTCATCTAAGTCAGAGTTGTACAATGATGAACCAGGGACTTTTGGgaagtacattttaaacaaaaacctaatttgatgttttgttgtgatAGTTTATTTATGTTGGAAACAAGGTGGTTTTTCCAGTTATGTGTGGTTGaaatacaatgttttaaaaaatgtaaaaaaattgtGGCCACCATCTGGTTACATTGGTGAACTGCAAGGTGTAAGTACTGTAGACTCCATCTCTGAAAACAGGAAATAGGACCGATTTTGTCACTGTCAAAGCGTCACAACTTTGCAAGATACAGTCACGAAACTTTATAGGTGTGTAGTTAAGATCAGAACAGATATAAAGGTAGGGATATAAGGGGGGGGTCACACGATGGTCTCTAGTGTTTATGACTgattaacacataaacactaGAGACCATcgaatataaaataaagtgtcaTAGTATGAACAATGTCCTTACTTACTGGCCATTTTGTGTTTCcagctttaaaatacatatCTGTGAATGAAGACTGTCTCTGACCTTTCTATCTACCTGTCActctgtgagagaaaaaaaccatcAATTGAATCATTGCGTCCTGTGTGTTGTTCCTGTTTGACCCCACAGGCTGCTGGACAGTTTCCACGACTTGAACAAAATGATCTGCCAGAGATACAAGAGAGGGAACGGCGTGTCTCGTGACCTGCTGCTGAGGACTTTACGCCTGGATCAGCCGTCCGCTGTGagtatcattttaaaacatgggAATGACACCGCAGGGCTTTTGAGGTAAACAACGTATATCTCAATCACTTGATTCCCATCACGCTGACGTGTTACTCTctctacacatacacacacatgctttctaTGCATCATTTCCTGCAGACGAATTAGCACGGAGCGCTTGGAGTTCAGTTTCCTTTTGTTAGGCTTCAAGgttgttaaatataatttgtcaGGGCGGCctttacagattgtaaaatgACCTGACGGTGCCGTCTGACTGAGGGAAACCGCTGCTCCATTCAAATGAAGTGTCCGCTGTTATATGCAAAACACTGCTCGCTCTTCACCGTGGCTGATTAACCAGCACGACACTGCAGAGCACTTGATGTGTGATTCACTGCTCCATAATATTTTCTTTGGTGTTGCAGAGTAGGAAATAACACACCTAttccatatttctgccaaatgtttttttatgctttaatcTATTCATCTTGTCTTTTCTTGAGTTATTCTGGAACTTCGTGTTGGTTAAATTTCCAATAGCAGCTAGTGATggatttctcttttcttatttgGAAACTACCAGATTGGATTTTGTCtactttataataaaaaggaatattgAGCAAATGGATTACAACAGATGCTACTAGTTCTTGAAAGTCTTCAGGGAAATGGTTTTATTTGGGAAATTATACCATGATTTAgaattttcatttaattatgatttattagtGATGCAATGTCGTTCTGCAAATATAAACAATTATATTATTTGTCTACTAAATACATGTTCTACTGGTAGTTGTAAGAGGTCCACTGTGTAGCATTTCtggggatctattagcagaaatggaatattcataactatgttttctttggtgAACACTTGAAACTAAGAATGGTTGTGTTTTCATAAGCCTAGAATGATCAATGATGTCCCCATGTTGCAcggccatgtttctacagtagcccagaagagacaaacaaacactggctctagtgAGAGCCTTCAGCGTTTTTACATTAACTGAAGGCACTATAGTTGTCAGACATGCTTGTGAAACTGTTGGTCTTGTTCAATCAAATTGAGCTTGAGTTCAATCAAATCCTCACATAAAACCAGAGaactaaaaatactttttttttcaaattagttgtacaaacattttctgttggaaaaacaattcaattaaTGAACTTATCACTTCAGCACTTTATCGAGTTGTGTAGCTGATTTTAGCAGGTGTTCAGTTCGTCTAATATCTCATCTGCATCGTTATGTTCTTATCTTTGCAGGAAAGCAAACTGGCACCCTGGTCAGCCAATCGCCGCCTCTCCCCCGGCCTCCCCTCGGCCAATCAGCATGCTCAGAATGCTGCCGCTAAGCGCCGGCTGTCCTACGACTACAACAGATACGTCATGGAGTAACAGTCCGGGCTCCACTCTGGTTGGACTGTGATCCATCGACGTTTGCAGGGTTTTAACCCCGGCGTGGCGGCATGGACCAGCAGCAGGTTTCTAAAGACTGTGGATTGACAACATGTGTACTATCTGCTAGTCAAATACTGAGTGACCTTTTTGACTCTTTGCACTCTCCCTGGTTGATTTAAACCTGAGCCGCTGAGTAGACGCACCCTGGATGAAAACTGAGCAACAGTTGTGTTTAAGAAGTtgtctcctccagctcctgttGATGTATACTGGTGGAGTGTTTCCATTATGTGCCACCTTgttc contains the following coding sequences:
- the si:ch211-14c7.2 gene encoding uncharacterized protein si:ch211-14c7.2, with translation MEALGNHAIAGESTHWTPGWAPGWTDTSFHQSDDTWTAFPQDSSDEGRDVLGQWWPTSAIEKSKESLPANHNLASVFAEAFPSLPRSSSSDPSDLHTVPTLTQLLRGRASQDQGLLDSFHDLNKMICQRYKRGNGVSRDLLLRTLRLDQPSAESKLAPWSANRRLSPGLPSANQHAQNAAAKRRLSYDYNRYVME